A portion of the Flavobacteriales bacterium genome contains these proteins:
- a CDS encoding nuclear transport factor 2 family protein: MDNKALLTKFYTAFQAKDAKTMAECYHKDIVFEDPAFGILQGERAGAMWEMLCISGKDLKMEFSGIDANEQTGKAHWEAWYTFSATGKKVHNIIDAEFEFKDGKIIKHTDHFSFKKWSKQAFGLVGSLVGGTTFFQNQFNKQANSLLDKHITKQNGK, from the coding sequence ATGGACAATAAAGCACTTTTGACAAAATTTTATACTGCTTTTCAAGCAAAAGACGCTAAAACAATGGCCGAATGTTATCATAAGGATATTGTTTTTGAAGATCCAGCTTTTGGCATCTTACAGGGCGAACGTGCAGGTGCAATGTGGGAAATGCTATGTATATCTGGTAAAGATCTAAAAATGGAGTTCTCAGGAATTGATGCCAATGAACAAACGGGAAAAGCACATTGGGAAGCTTGGTACACGTTTTCGGCAACAGGTAAAAAAGTGCACAACATCATAGACGCAGAGTTTGAATTTAAAGATGGTAAAATCATTAAACATACCGATCATTTTAGTTTTAAAAAATGGTCCAAACAAGCTTTTGGTCTGGTGGGTTCTTTAGTTGGCGGAACTACTTTTTTTCAAAATCAATTTAACAAACAAGCCAATTCATTATTAGACAAACACATTACTAAACAAAATGGAAAATAA
- a CDS encoding DUF2141 domain-containing protein, producing the protein MKKHLVLTFFLMGMLFSMYAQTLTIEFTNIRNNKGQLLLGIYTNQTDYVNEKAVKKLTVYKTKVQNGKISTKVEGLSPGTYGIALLDDEDFDREMTYGLILPKEGFAFSDYYHTGMSKPKFYDFDFDLGKDDKTVVMKLRYL; encoded by the coding sequence ATGAAAAAACATTTAGTATTAACATTTTTCCTAATGGGAATGCTGTTTTCTATGTATGCCCAAACATTAACTATAGAATTTACAAACATTAGGAATAATAAAGGCCAACTTTTATTAGGGATTTACACTAATCAAACTGATTACGTTAATGAAAAAGCAGTAAAAAAACTCACGGTTTACAAAACAAAAGTTCAAAATGGAAAAATATCCACCAAAGTTGAGGGACTATCACCAGGAACTTATGGTATTGCTTTGCTAGATGACGAAGATTTTGATCGTGAGATGACTTATGGCTTAATACTTCCTAAAGAAGGTTTTGCATTTTCTGATTACTACCATACAGGAATGAGTAAACCTAAATTTTATGATTTTGACTTTGACCTTGGAAAAGATGATAAAACTGTCGTCATGAAATTGAGGTATTTATAA
- a CDS encoding DUF2141 domain-containing protein yields the protein MKVLNLIIAVVLTSFCCLSQTVNIKVTDIKNNKGQLLIGVYTNEKNYQAKQPIIWKAVPKTTVKDGVLTTSIPNLTPNIYGLALMDDEDKNWKMNFIFFIPTEGFAFSNYYHKGVTEPAFDDFKFYLSQEDKTIIMKMRYI from the coding sequence ATGAAAGTTCTTAATCTTATAATAGCAGTTGTCTTAACATCTTTTTGTTGTTTATCGCAAACGGTCAACATAAAAGTTACAGACATAAAAAACAACAAAGGACAACTTTTGATTGGTGTATATACAAACGAAAAGAATTACCAAGCTAAGCAACCTATTATATGGAAAGCAGTACCCAAAACAACTGTTAAAGATGGAGTTTTAACTACGAGTATCCCCAACCTTACCCCCAACATTTATGGTCTTGCTCTGATGGATGATGAAGATAAAAATTGGAAAATGAATTTTATATTCTTTATCCCCACTGAAGGCTTTGCCTTTTCTAACTACTACCACAAAGGCGTCACGGAACCTGCTTTTGATGACTTTAAGTTTTACCTTTCTCAGGAAGATAAAACGA
- a CDS encoding acyl-CoA thioesterase: MENKSNILQSTYQVRFQDSDPFRHLNNARYLDYFVNAREDQFEANFGIKTGELAFKENLGWVVTSNMISYLVPANVNEDILIESQVLDFGNKHLFIEMKMWDLEKTHLKALNWVNLVHFDIKTGKPKNHNEEFMDIFSSIHTPIENSQDFNLRTAYFSKMNKERRNVTA, translated from the coding sequence ATGGAAAATAAATCAAACATATTACAATCTACCTATCAAGTTCGTTTTCAGGATTCAGATCCTTTTAGACACCTTAATAATGCAAGGTATTTGGATTATTTTGTAAACGCTAGGGAAGATCAATTTGAAGCTAATTTTGGAATTAAAACGGGGGAATTAGCATTTAAAGAAAACTTAGGATGGGTTGTTACGAGTAATATGATTAGCTATTTGGTTCCAGCCAATGTCAATGAAGATATCTTAATTGAGTCTCAGGTTTTAGATTTTGGAAATAAACATCTTTTTATCGAAATGAAAATGTGGGATTTAGAAAAGACCCATTTGAAAGCTTTAAACTGGGTAAACTTGGTGCACTTTGATATCAAAACAGGAAAGCCCAAGAATCACAACGAAGAGTTTATGGATATTTTTAGTTCTATTCATACACCAATTGAAAACAGCCAAGACTTCAACCTAAGGACAGCCTATTTTTCTAAGATGAATAAAGAAAGGAGAAATGTCACTGCTTAA